A portion of the Schistocerca americana isolate TAMUIC-IGC-003095 chromosome 10, iqSchAmer2.1, whole genome shotgun sequence genome contains these proteins:
- the LOC124552644 gene encoding piggyBac transposable element-derived protein 4-like has product MYVVTHNVIFFLEDEIDDSLSSDEDENDVEGVASNPAAVPYPKDSEWTAVDTYRPLPVNTTPRQILVDIDESSSVLDCSKVFLTDSDVNELKRQTNLYASQTIQKKRRGNNLKPHSVLSSWKPVTISEMRRFLGIIFHMCVSKKPKIADHWSTNPVLSCNFCPHVMSRLRFTQILSCLHLVDNSNQKKPGEDGFHPLYKVLPYYNNLKERCIQAYRPSEKVTIDEGICPFRGRVSFRVYMQNKPHKYGLKVYAVAEASSGYVVNFEVYAGKHIVDNSSSAVILRLLSDSSLLNKGHTVYLDRFYSSPELFQQLAEKGTGAVGTVNKSRKGLPKDLVSAKLKKGEMSFRRKDNVLAMKWKDKRDVYTLSTRHQATFGTHTKRNGSVVLKPLQVLDYNLNKIGVDIGDQRLQYNPFQHRTVKWWRKLYFHLLLMGVSNAFWLYNAVHRKKITITDFITVLAVQLVEDDTLEFIPRNEGTVGRLTKRHFLQHIPATTKKYAARVCHVCSSRSKKQSGKASRKETRYECEQCGVALCLEPCFKIFHTKKQYDSV; this is encoded by the coding sequence atgtatgtagttacacataatgtgatattctttttagaagacgagattgatgacagtttgtcttcagatgaagacgagaatgatgttgaaggtgttgcttcaaatccagcagctgtgccgtatccgaaagacagtgagtggactgcagttgacacctaccgacctctgcctgtcaacacgacacccaggcagatactagtggatattgatgagtcgagttctgtactggattgcagtaaagtgttccttactgacagtgacgtaaatgaactcaagagacagacaaatttgtatgcatcacagacaatacagaagaaaagaagaggaaataatctgaagccccattcagttttgagttcgtggaagccagtgactataagtgagatgaggcgtttcttgggtattattttccacatgtgtgtttcgaaaaagcccaaaattgcggaccattggagcactaatcctgttcttagttgtaacttttgtccccatgtcatgagccgtttgcgtttcactcagatactgtcatgcttgcatcttgttgacaattcaaatcagaaaaaaccaggcgaagatggatttcatccactttacaaagttttgccatattataataatttgaaggagcgatgtatccaggcatatcgtccctcagaaaaagtgacaattgatgaaggaatttgcccatttcgaggtcgtgtgagtttccgtgtttacatgcaaaataagcctcataagtatggactgaaagtatatgctgttgctgaagccagtagtggctatgttgtaaattttgaagtttatgctggtaagcatattgttgacaattcttcgtctgcggttattttgcgattgttgtctgacagcagcttgctgaacaaaggccacactgtgtatttagatcgattttattccagtccagagctatttcagcaactggcagagaaaggcactggagctgttggtactgtgaacaaatccaggaaaggattgcctaaagatttagtatctgctaagctgaaaaagggcgaaatgtcttttcggcgtaaagataatgtattggcaatgaagtggaaagataagagagatgtgtatacattgtctacaaggcatcaagcaacatttggtacgcatactaagagaaatgggtctgtagtattgaaaccacttcaggtacttgattacaacctcaataaaattggagtggatattggagaccaacgcctgcagtacaatccgttccagcacagaactgtgaaatggtggcgaaaattatatttccatttgctgcttatgggagtatcaaatgcattttggctgtacaatgcagtgcacaggaagaaaattacaataacagactttataacagtgcttgcagttcagcttgttgaagacgacacacttgaattcattccaagaaatgaaggaactgtaggtcggctaacaaagagacattttttgcagcacatacctgcaactactaagaagtatgctgctcgtgtgtgtcacgtgtgcagttccaggagcaagaaacagagtggcaaggcttctcgcaaagagacacgatacgaatgtgaacagtgtggcgttgcactctgcctggaaccttgctttaaaattttccacactaaaaaacaatatgattctgtgtga